In Glycine max cultivar Williams 82 chromosome 7, Glycine_max_v4.0, whole genome shotgun sequence, a single window of DNA contains:
- the LOC121172702 gene encoding uncharacterized protein: MGKRRKLNIIQNDGQSQAKEQSIESSTEVNQNSNSIIEENAQFEGEQHIQEDSHVQSHTSLESASESSTKGKKKTKGYTHMLDVWDLPNGEFILVEVDHWGNPMGWEGKTLLNAIGSLVRRHQYAPINFLSWKDMPKDYITDMVELIQSKFRFVPELTEQTKKILIDDISLKWRQFKYELKSKGYDESKTKEEMIAHIPDPRVDPSQYRDLVHYWCYEKGQKISNINKRSCSKYEDLHCMGTNNLPRRIHEMTTKAKGVQPSRDELKKKMVEAESSQNLQSTQDSTNWTNDIYSKVKGPEKRGRVRCLGKLPHQASSSQSSYANNRIQKLENLLGNLVVVLKVRFAEDPQINQVLEAIDQNILHKLIHKRGMNL, translated from the exons ATGGGAAAGCGTAGAAAGTTGAATATCATTCAAAATGATGGTCAATCACAAGCAAAAGAGCAATCAATTGAAAGCTCTACTGAAGTGAACCAAAATAGCAACTCTATAATTGAAGAAAATGCACAATTTGAAGGag AACAACACATACAAGAAGATAGTCATGTTCAGTCTCATACTTCTCTTGAAAGTGCAAGTGAAAGTTCAACTAAAG GTAAAAAGAAAACCAAAGGTTATACACATATGCTAGATGTGTGGGACTTGCCAAATGGAGAATTCATACTTGTTGAAGTAGATCATTGGGGTAATCCTATGGGTTGGGAAGGGAAAACTCTATTGAATGCAATTGGGAGCTTGGTAAGGAGACACCAATATGCTcctatcaattttctgagctgGAAAGACATGCCTAAGGACTATATTACTGACATGGTTGAATTAATTCAG AGTAAGTTTCGATTTGTTCCTGAATTAACTgaacaaacaaagaaaatattgattgatGACATAAGTCTGAaatggaggcaatttaaataTGAACTGAAATCAAAAGGATATGATGAGAGCAAAACTAAGGAGGAAATGATTGCTCACATCCCAGATCCAAGGGTTGATCCTTCTCAATATCGTGATTTAGTACATTATTGGTGTTATGAGAAAGGACAG AAAATAAGCAACATCAACAAAAGGAGCTGCTCAAAATATGAGGACTTGCATTGCATGGGAACCAATAATCTTCCAAGACGGATTCATGAGa TGACAACAAAGGCTAAGGGAGTGCAACCTTCTAGG GatgaactaaaaaagaaaatggttgaAGCAGAGAGTTCGCAAAATTTACAAAGCACCCAAGATTCTACTAATTGGACAAATGATATATATTCAAAAGTCAAAGGACCTGAAAAAAGAGGACGTGTGCGTTGTCTTGGCAAGCTTCCACATCAAGCAAGTTCATCTCAAAGCTCTTATGCAAACAATAGAATTCAAAAGTTGGAGAATTTGCTTGGAAACCTTGTAGTTGTGCTTAAAGTACGATTTGCAGAAGATCCACAAATTAATCAAGTCTTAGAAGCTATAGATCAAAACATTCTTCACAAATTAATCCACAAAAGAGGTATGAATTTATAA